The Tautonia rosea genome contains a region encoding:
- a CDS encoding restriction endonuclease, with protein MRNDGKSLERMVALIEGWLVPGGFSVETRRPVYNDRGHQVAELDIVITGRIGTSSYRALIECRDRPSEGPAPVSWIEQLVGRRQRFAFKSVMAVSTTGFALGAKEYAASVGIELRNLEDLDYEVVADWLPKFAPLCINHGELNAVKIHLRGLEDSVGQEPQLGKFQIDEQRFVDRLSGQSVSLMDIWRQIVNAPETFDGINVFGVPYKVRIQTSSDLNDRYLVRAEGLELHIDRIEIEATLKIEPSTMPLVRAARYLSQPIPPGNEQVYVNLGHWKGNDDDIVKEMIILAIPKDGSSDTG; from the coding sequence ATGCGAAACGACGGCAAATCTCTCGAACGTATGGTAGCCCTCATCGAAGGCTGGCTCGTTCCTGGTGGATTTTCGGTAGAGACAAGAAGGCCTGTCTACAACGACAGGGGTCACCAAGTAGCAGAGTTGGACATTGTCATCACAGGCAGAATCGGCACCAGTTCCTATCGCGCGTTGATCGAGTGTAGGGATAGACCGTCTGAGGGCCCTGCGCCTGTAAGTTGGATCGAGCAACTTGTAGGAAGACGTCAACGATTCGCCTTTAAGAGCGTCATGGCGGTTTCGACGACGGGTTTTGCTTTGGGTGCTAAAGAGTATGCAGCGTCAGTCGGCATCGAACTTCGCAACCTTGAAGACTTGGATTATGAGGTGGTCGCTGATTGGCTCCCCAAATTTGCGCCATTGTGCATCAATCATGGCGAATTGAACGCGGTGAAAATTCATCTTCGGGGACTTGAAGATTCGGTGGGCCAAGAGCCCCAACTCGGAAAATTTCAGATTGACGAGCAGCGTTTTGTAGATCGACTTTCGGGTCAAAGTGTGAGTTTGATGGACATCTGGAGACAGATCGTCAATGCACCCGAGACGTTTGATGGGATTAATGTTTTTGGCGTACCTTATAAGGTAAGAATACAGACGAGTTCCGATCTCAATGACAGATATTTGGTTCGAGCCGAGGGTTTGGAACTTCACATCGATCGAATCGAGATTGAGGCTACACTCAAGATAGAACCATCGACTATGCCCTTGGTAAGGGCTGCCCGGTATTTGTCCCAACCGATACCGCCAGGGAACGAGCAAGTTTATGTGAATCTCGGCCATTGGAAGGGCAATGACGACGACATCGTGAAGGAGATGATCATCCTTGCGATCCCAAAGGATGGTTCTAGCGACACCGGATAA
- a CDS encoding methylamine utilization protein MauJ, giving the protein MADSPIWEVVLYVDGPATVHRRVRTTQQKGFRVHDPFYSDIEIMGIPSGLKTTVTARAPDDVVAYKAAVFFFGHMLDALTLAVNHPMYLSLTERERMPAQRHVVRQVIEPEQFESAFSEAHQLARGSPSFLRSLGWYRKGLTTDDPLDRFLAFWNAIEIVASKYYRYVPSIDMERAKKGSKNQVWACFEALWGPCAAWPVIAGRDKWIDESYAVRLDVSHGVAFIDVHKVAEVANRLPAIEEVCYRFLHDWRERFLDIDRRPPTERLPVDEQLLIPE; this is encoded by the coding sequence ATGGCGGACTCGCCTATCTGGGAAGTCGTTCTGTATGTAGACGGCCCGGCCACGGTTCATCGTCGCGTGCGGACTACCCAGCAGAAAGGGTTCCGTGTCCATGATCCCTTCTACAGTGATATCGAGATCATGGGGATACCGTCGGGCCTCAAGACGACGGTGACGGCCCGCGCACCGGACGATGTGGTCGCCTACAAAGCCGCCGTTTTCTTCTTCGGGCATATGCTCGATGCTCTTACATTGGCGGTCAACCACCCCATGTACTTGAGCCTGACCGAGCGCGAGCGGATGCCTGCTCAACGCCACGTAGTACGGCAGGTCATCGAGCCGGAACAGTTTGAGAGCGCCTTTAGCGAAGCGCACCAGTTGGCACGAGGAAGCCCTTCATTCCTACGCAGTCTGGGCTGGTATCGCAAAGGGCTGACGACTGACGACCCGCTGGACAGGTTCCTGGCGTTCTGGAACGCCATCGAGATCGTCGCTAGCAAGTACTATCGCTACGTCCCCTCGATCGACATGGAGCGAGCCAAGAAGGGCAGCAAGAACCAAGTTTGGGCCTGCTTTGAGGCTCTGTGGGGTCCGTGTGCAGCGTGGCCGGTGATTGCGGGACGTGACAAGTGGATCGACGAGAGTTACGCGGTCAGGCTGGACGTGTCTCATGGTGTTGCCTTCATCGATGTACATAAGGTTGCCGAGGTAGCCAACCGCCTTCCAGCGATCGAGGAAGTGTGCTACCGGTTCCTCCACGACTGGCGAGAACGCTTCCTGGATATAGATCGTCGTCCACCGACTGAGAGGCTGCCTGTAGATGAGCAACTGTTGATTCCCGAGTAA
- a CDS encoding adenine phosphoribosyltransferase: protein MASTDALDLDAYIRNIPDFPKPGIQFKDITPLLAHPGAFRTAIERLTEPFAGRQVDGIAAAEARGFLLAAPMALALGVGLVPIRKAGKLPFSTVHAEYALEYGTDRLEMHSDALEPGKRILVVDDVLATGGTMKACCDLVRNAGAEVVACAFLMELGFLGGRAKLEPTEIVSVLSY, encoded by the coding sequence ATGGCTTCGACAGACGCGCTGGACCTCGACGCTTACATCCGCAACATTCCCGACTTTCCCAAGCCGGGAATCCAGTTCAAGGACATCACGCCGCTGCTGGCCCATCCGGGAGCCTTCCGGACGGCGATCGAGCGGCTGACCGAACCGTTCGCGGGACGGCAGGTGGACGGGATCGCCGCGGCCGAGGCGAGGGGGTTCCTGCTGGCGGCCCCGATGGCGCTGGCGCTGGGGGTTGGCCTGGTGCCGATCCGCAAGGCGGGAAAGCTGCCGTTCTCGACCGTTCATGCCGAGTACGCCCTCGAATACGGGACCGACCGGCTTGAGATGCACAGCGATGCCCTGGAGCCGGGCAAGCGGATTCTCGTGGTCGACGACGTGCTGGCGACCGGTGGAACGATGAAGGCCTGCTGCGACCTGGTTCGCAACGCCGGGGCCGAAGTGGTGGCCTGCGCCTTCCTGATGGAGCTGGGCTTCCTCGGAGGCCGGGCGAAGCTGGAGCCGACGGAGATCGTCAGCGTGCTGAGCTATTGA
- a CDS encoding OprO/OprP family phosphate-selective porin produces MCWGFDYGPLDPAARTRAVLGLGAEVVSSEADRDRVVLEPRPGGRSDVRDRLLVRKSWCGTIGLWAMLAPSCLKVRAQELPVVLPPPPQEAPAVADPPATPITVDQLAERLVEMEQRNRALADELERSRLEHAEQMRQILDRLDEVSTRLRIAEDPDLDLDLDEVGPDGSIQQTPPVDPGTVENPVPDYTEGQFAPNTPAPGYPLPSIVEPGRSLLKGSFGPGFRFRTYDGEFRLKVNYESQVEARVWDPSNQVPANSGIYLPRQRIFFSGNITRPIEYEFSINRGFGGLNILNAYLNLHLDDRLELRMGRFFTPMFYDQFAISNYWLMQPERSVFTTNLSLNRQFGAMAWGYLFDKRLDYAAGVFNGSRNSFEPLNNGVDFVSYLNARPFQQSEALPAARFLNLGASVAVGNQDQAPVPRSFRIGGGSPSADVPGAATVPFLILDPGVVERGNRLIGSVHAAYFYKQLSLIGEWQYGYGGYAPSVAADSTRVPFSGFYVSGGYFLTGETIERRARLYPLRPLFPTREDDRRGIGAWEVTGRVSTLQIGEQVFSAGLADPDLWSNQAVTTELGVNWYWNEYTKVYLFWLHGNFGDPVLYRPGHLQETADMFWLRFQLYF; encoded by the coding sequence ATGTGCTGGGGTTTCGACTATGGTCCGCTCGATCCTGCCGCAAGGACCCGTGCGGTTCTTGGCCTCGGGGCTGAGGTCGTCTCGTCCGAGGCAGATCGGGACCGCGTCGTCCTCGAACCCCGTCCGGGAGGGCGATCGGACGTGCGAGATCGCCTGCTCGTCCGGAAATCCTGGTGTGGAACCATCGGCCTGTGGGCCATGCTCGCCCCGTCCTGTCTCAAGGTCCGTGCGCAAGAGCTGCCCGTCGTCCTGCCCCCGCCTCCGCAGGAGGCCCCCGCGGTCGCTGATCCGCCGGCGACTCCCATCACGGTCGATCAACTCGCCGAACGCCTGGTCGAGATGGAGCAGCGGAACCGCGCACTCGCCGACGAGCTGGAGCGGTCGCGGCTGGAACACGCCGAGCAAATGCGGCAGATCCTCGATCGGCTCGATGAGGTCTCGACCCGTCTCCGCATCGCCGAGGACCCCGACCTGGACCTCGACCTCGACGAGGTTGGGCCGGACGGCTCGATCCAGCAGACTCCCCCCGTCGATCCCGGTACGGTCGAGAACCCGGTCCCCGACTATACCGAGGGCCAGTTCGCCCCCAATACACCAGCCCCCGGCTACCCGCTGCCGAGCATTGTCGAGCCCGGCCGATCGCTCCTAAAGGGGAGCTTCGGCCCCGGATTCCGGTTCCGGACTTACGACGGCGAGTTCCGGCTCAAGGTCAACTACGAGTCACAGGTCGAGGCCCGCGTCTGGGACCCGAGCAACCAGGTCCCGGCCAACAGCGGCATCTACCTGCCTCGCCAGCGAATCTTCTTCAGCGGGAACATCACCCGGCCGATCGAGTACGAATTCTCCATCAACCGGGGCTTCGGCGGGCTCAACATTCTGAACGCCTACCTGAACCTCCACCTCGACGACCGCCTCGAACTGCGCATGGGACGGTTCTTTACCCCCATGTTCTACGACCAGTTCGCCATCTCGAACTACTGGCTGATGCAGCCCGAGCGGTCGGTCTTCACCACGAACTTGTCGCTCAACCGCCAGTTCGGCGCGATGGCCTGGGGCTATCTGTTCGACAAGCGGCTCGACTACGCGGCCGGCGTCTTCAACGGCTCGCGCAACTCATTTGAACCGTTGAACAACGGTGTCGACTTCGTCAGCTATCTCAACGCCCGTCCCTTTCAGCAGTCCGAGGCCTTGCCCGCGGCCCGGTTCCTGAACCTGGGGGCCTCGGTGGCGGTCGGGAACCAGGATCAGGCTCCGGTTCCGCGGTCCTTCCGGATCGGCGGAGGGTCCCCCAGCGCCGATGTTCCCGGAGCGGCCACGGTACCGTTCCTCATCCTCGACCCGGGCGTGGTCGAGCGAGGCAACCGCCTGATCGGTTCGGTGCACGCGGCCTACTTCTACAAGCAACTCTCGCTGATCGGCGAGTGGCAGTACGGCTACGGCGGCTATGCCCCCTCGGTCGCGGCCGACTCCACGCGGGTCCCCTTCTCAGGCTTCTACGTCTCGGGGGGCTACTTCCTGACGGGCGAAACGATCGAACGGCGAGCCCGCCTCTATCCGCTTCGACCCCTCTTCCCGACCCGTGAGGACGACCGCCGCGGCATCGGCGCCTGGGAAGTCACCGGGCGGGTCAGCACGCTGCAGATCGGTGAACAGGTCTTCTCCGCCGGTCTGGCCGACCCGGATCTCTGGTCGAATCAGGCCGTCACGACCGAGTTGGGGGTGAACTGGTACTGGAACGAGTACACCAAGGTCTACCTCTTCTGGCTGCACGGCAACTTCGGCGACCCGGTCCTCTACCGCCCGGGACATCTCCAGGAAACGGCGGATATGTTCTGGCTACGATTCCAGCTCTATTTCTGA